Proteins from one Embleya scabrispora genomic window:
- a CDS encoding cobalamin B12-binding domain-containing protein yields the protein MTHVVSDEVDLFLAHLGRADEVEALNLVRNLLGRGVPGEEVLTHLVIPALRVVGERWATGEWTVAREHAASHVTGRVVHLVADATARPRSQTRIVVCCAQGDWHGLASRILAALLRLRGIDTTVLPPGTGAGELARVVPDSGAGSVVLSCTVSTALPGARAMVEVARRVGVPVLVGGPGFGPNGRWAGVVGANGWAPTAERAAEMLTGPDWPTVTTPAPRLRHLPDPAHDGVGLLRTPLVAAGMSALAPIEGERSDTTMRDGLASAVDTLAVSLFLDDDALFVDFTRWFADVLGHRRVPSEALAAAYRAFATRLTHVPGAGATLTAADAVL from the coding sequence ATGACGCACGTGGTCTCCGACGAAGTCGACCTGTTCCTCGCACACTTGGGCCGGGCCGACGAAGTCGAGGCACTGAACCTGGTCCGCAACCTGCTGGGCAGGGGGGTACCGGGCGAGGAGGTGTTGACCCACCTGGTGATCCCGGCGCTGCGCGTGGTGGGCGAGCGGTGGGCGACGGGCGAGTGGACGGTGGCGCGCGAGCACGCCGCCTCGCACGTCACCGGGCGGGTGGTGCACCTGGTCGCGGACGCGACGGCGCGCCCGCGCTCGCAGACCCGCATCGTGGTGTGCTGCGCGCAGGGCGACTGGCACGGGCTCGCGTCCCGGATCCTGGCCGCGCTGTTGCGGCTGCGCGGTATCGACACCACGGTGTTGCCGCCGGGTACGGGTGCGGGCGAACTGGCCCGGGTGGTGCCCGACTCGGGTGCCGGTTCGGTGGTGCTGAGCTGTACGGTCTCCACCGCGCTGCCGGGTGCGCGGGCGATGGTGGAGGTGGCCCGCCGGGTCGGGGTGCCGGTGCTGGTCGGCGGTCCCGGCTTCGGCCCGAACGGCCGCTGGGCGGGCGTCGTCGGCGCGAACGGCTGGGCGCCGACCGCCGAACGCGCCGCCGAGATGCTGACCGGCCCCGACTGGCCGACCGTCACCACGCCGGCCCCGCGCCTGCGCCACCTGCCCGACCCGGCCCACGACGGCGTCGGCCTGCTGCGCACCCCGCTGGTCGCCGCGGGCATGTCGGCCCTGGCCCCGATCGAGGGCGAACGCTCGGACACCACCATGCGCGACGGCCTGGCCAGTGCGGTCGATACGCTCGCCGTCTCGCTGTTCCTGGACGACGACGCGCTGTTCGTGGATTTCACCCGGTGGTTCGCCGACGTACTGGGCCACCGGCGCGTCCCCAGCGAGGCACTGGCCGCCGCCTACCGGGCCTTCGCCACGCGTTTGACCCACGTCCCCGGCGCGGGCGCCACGCTGACGGCGGCGGACGCGGTGTTGTAG
- a CDS encoding RNA polymerase sigma factor has protein sequence MADHTWPGAVLVAAAQRGDVDALTALVHGSHPHVRRFAHTLCATPQDAEDAAQEALIILYRKIGMLRASGALASWMFRIVRNECLRRTRALVHHASADGSDPFDIPGGAARSAEEDALLRLEAERVAAAVAALPDDLRQVLVMRDIQGLPGRMVADRLGIGTAAMKSRLHRARSAVREALRDEPSRSEENRR, from the coding sequence GTGGCTGACCACACCTGGCCCGGCGCGGTCCTGGTCGCCGCCGCGCAGCGCGGGGACGTCGACGCGCTCACCGCGCTGGTGCACGGCTCCCACCCGCACGTGCGCCGCTTCGCGCACACATTGTGCGCCACCCCCCAGGACGCGGAGGACGCCGCCCAGGAGGCGCTGATCATCCTCTATCGCAAGATCGGCATGCTGCGCGCCTCGGGGGCACTGGCGTCGTGGATGTTCCGGATCGTCCGCAACGAGTGCCTGCGTCGCACGCGTGCCCTGGTCCACCACGCGTCGGCCGATGGGTCCGACCCGTTCGACATCCCGGGCGGCGCCGCGCGCTCCGCCGAGGAGGACGCCCTGCTGCGTCTGGAGGCCGAGCGGGTCGCGGCCGCCGTCGCGGCCCTGCCCGACGACCTGCGGCAGGTGCTGGTCATGCGGGACATCCAGGGGCTGCCCGGCCGGATGGTCGCCGACCGGCTCGGGATCGGCACCGCCGCGATGAAGTCCCGCCTGCATCGAGCCCGTTCGGCGGTACGCGAGGCCCTGCGCGACGAGCCGTCCCGTAGTGAGGAGAACCGACGATGA
- a CDS encoding ATP-binding protein, which yields MVVRVRVLGHVCVDGPAGRAAEDLLGGPQARLVFAALALGRRHPVPREELAALLWPEQAPKSWEGALRGVLSRVRGFLGQAGYDASSVLRHRAGCYVLSLPEGTEVDVEAAESALIEAEALAVHGAFAQARTRAHDAHEILALPFLPGLDGDWVNERRTRWRSARLRALAVSVTTELHLGRADAAVTRAAQLVDLDPFRESSHRLLMTAHAAGGDRAAALRAYERCRRLLNSELGVGPSPETESAFLRLLGDATPQPLPVPAPAARFASPTPGLDAPPAPAPTRSAHDVFPHGAPGPIVGRSAELRLLEESTRAEVGSRVILVSGDAGIGKSFLLGEFATRAGRDALVLTGRSDEGVAAPFQPFVTMLRAHLGDVAAEELRERVGDLGGELHRLLPELPLEPAGLTQPQGPPDSDTERYRLFEAVAGVFRHAAGERDLILLLDDVHWSSTSTMLMLRHVARALVGTRAVMVIAFRDTGLGSVHPMTRLIADLYRDLHPLHVPLGGLDVAALVELAHVLAGPLPPRAEGVRAHVLRELSDGNPLLATELLRQWADVSDWSALGKSVPADVPRRVRNVLRQRLLGLPQSTLEALTVAAVVGPAFDIDLVAAVHPGGFDTVVDALDDAERAHVVRGEETDRPGRFTFVHALVRSTLYQELPTARRLQLHRKVGLALEARGDRDAHLPELAHHFRLACRFGEARRALDYARRAGDEARDGGAFEVAAEHYRQALEVLPMVTDPAPETRCDLLLSRGAALDRCGDRRCREVLRRAAEEARALSDSRRLGRVALAMVRLGQVYQVGVDLELVALLREALAALPIASALPADIALRSLLLAALAVALTFGQDREARLSMLYEALEAARESGSHDALAQGLEAHHLAASGPDLVEERLRMSSELTVLSGLTGDQESLFRSHLNQAYDLVVCGAIPAAEREYAQAQRVARRLRHPWFTWEVLIYRCGLELLRGRTARAADVLADALRLARRSGLPREAVRSFNLSQILAVRWEQGRLGVMARRAGVAAGWSRDVSWWRVQACWAASASADPKSAREEFHALCVPGFATIPVDLLWTGSLMRLGEVALELGDTERGLLVAEALAPYADHLDWTGSSLGPVRRVLGGLSALVGDEAAARAHFAAAHARCVELGLPGHAERTLQDAVRLLGESPDTGVPLGS from the coding sequence ATGGTGGTCCGGGTACGTGTTCTCGGCCATGTCTGCGTCGACGGCCCCGCGGGTCGCGCCGCGGAGGACCTGCTGGGCGGACCGCAGGCCCGGCTCGTCTTCGCCGCACTCGCGCTCGGCCGCCGACACCCGGTGCCGCGCGAGGAGTTGGCCGCGCTGCTGTGGCCCGAGCAGGCCCCCAAGTCGTGGGAGGGCGCGCTGCGCGGGGTGCTCAGCCGGGTGCGCGGCTTCCTGGGGCAGGCCGGCTACGACGCGTCGTCGGTGTTGCGCCACCGGGCCGGCTGCTACGTGTTGTCCCTGCCCGAGGGGACCGAGGTCGACGTGGAGGCCGCGGAAAGCGCCCTGATCGAGGCCGAGGCACTGGCCGTGCACGGCGCGTTCGCGCAGGCCAGGACCCGCGCGCACGACGCGCACGAGATCCTCGCCCTGCCGTTTCTGCCCGGCCTGGACGGCGACTGGGTGAACGAGCGCCGCACCCGCTGGCGTTCGGCCCGACTGCGCGCGCTCGCCGTGTCGGTGACCACCGAACTGCACCTGGGCCGCGCCGACGCGGCCGTGACCCGCGCCGCCCAACTGGTCGACCTGGACCCGTTCCGGGAGAGCAGCCACCGCCTTTTGATGACCGCGCACGCCGCCGGCGGCGACCGCGCGGCCGCGCTGCGCGCCTACGAGCGGTGTCGGCGGCTGCTCAACTCCGAACTGGGCGTGGGCCCCTCGCCCGAGACCGAGTCGGCGTTCCTGCGCCTGCTCGGCGACGCCACGCCGCAACCGCTGCCGGTGCCCGCGCCCGCCGCCCGCTTCGCCTCACCGACCCCCGGCCTGGACGCGCCGCCCGCGCCCGCCCCGACCCGCTCGGCGCACGACGTGTTCCCGCACGGAGCGCCCGGGCCTATCGTGGGCCGCTCCGCCGAGTTGCGCCTGCTCGAGGAGTCCACCCGGGCCGAGGTCGGCTCGCGGGTGATCCTGGTCAGCGGCGACGCCGGCATCGGCAAGTCCTTTCTGCTCGGCGAGTTCGCCACCCGCGCCGGCCGGGACGCTCTGGTGCTGACCGGACGCAGCGACGAGGGCGTGGCCGCGCCCTTCCAACCGTTCGTGACCATGCTGCGCGCCCATCTCGGCGACGTGGCGGCCGAGGAACTGCGCGAGCGGGTCGGCGACCTGGGCGGCGAGTTGCACCGGCTGCTGCCCGAACTGCCGCTGGAGCCCGCGGGCCTGACCCAGCCGCAAGGGCCGCCCGACTCGGACACCGAGCGCTATCGGCTGTTCGAGGCGGTCGCCGGGGTGTTCCGGCACGCCGCCGGCGAGCGCGACCTGATCCTGCTGCTCGACGACGTGCACTGGTCCTCCACCTCGACCATGCTGATGCTGCGGCATGTCGCCCGCGCCCTGGTCGGCACCCGCGCGGTGATGGTGATCGCCTTCCGGGACACCGGTCTGGGCTCGGTGCATCCGATGACCCGGCTGATCGCCGACCTCTACCGCGACCTGCACCCGCTGCATGTGCCGCTCGGCGGCCTGGACGTGGCCGCCCTGGTCGAACTGGCCCACGTACTGGCCGGCCCGCTGCCGCCGCGTGCCGAGGGCGTCCGGGCCCACGTACTGCGCGAACTCAGCGACGGCAATCCGCTCCTGGCGACCGAACTGCTGCGCCAGTGGGCCGACGTCAGCGACTGGTCGGCGCTGGGGAAGAGCGTGCCCGCCGATGTTCCGCGCCGGGTGCGCAACGTGCTGCGCCAACGGCTGCTCGGTCTGCCGCAGTCCACCCTGGAGGCGCTGACCGTGGCGGCGGTGGTCGGTCCGGCGTTCGACATCGACCTGGTCGCGGCGGTGCACCCCGGCGGCTTCGACACCGTCGTGGACGCGCTCGACGACGCGGAACGCGCGCACGTGGTGCGCGGCGAGGAGACCGACCGCCCGGGCCGCTTCACCTTCGTCCACGCCCTGGTCCGCTCCACGCTCTACCAGGAACTGCCCACCGCGCGCCGCCTGCAACTGCACCGCAAGGTGGGCCTCGCGCTGGAGGCCCGGGGCGATCGGGACGCCCACCTGCCCGAGTTGGCCCACCACTTCCGACTGGCCTGCCGCTTCGGCGAGGCCCGCCGGGCCCTGGACTACGCCCGCCGGGCGGGCGACGAGGCACGCGACGGCGGCGCGTTCGAGGTCGCCGCCGAGCACTACCGGCAGGCCCTGGAGGTGCTGCCGATGGTCACCGACCCCGCCCCGGAGACCCGCTGCGACCTGCTGCTCTCGCGCGGCGCCGCGCTGGACCGGTGCGGCGACCGGCGCTGCCGCGAGGTGCTGCGCCGCGCCGCCGAGGAGGCCAGGGCGCTCTCCGACTCGCGTCGGCTCGGCCGGGTGGCGCTGGCCATGGTCCGCCTGGGGCAGGTGTACCAGGTGGGCGTGGACCTGGAGTTGGTCGCCCTGCTGCGCGAGGCGCTGGCCGCGCTGCCGATCGCGTCCGCGCTGCCCGCCGACATCGCGCTGCGCTCGCTGCTGCTGGCCGCGCTCGCGGTGGCGCTCACCTTCGGACAGGACCGCGAGGCCCGGCTGAGCATGCTCTACGAAGCCCTGGAGGCGGCCCGCGAATCGGGCTCGCACGATGCGCTGGCCCAGGGCCTGGAGGCGCACCACCTGGCCGCGTCCGGGCCCGACCTGGTCGAGGAGCGGCTGCGGATGAGCAGCGAGTTGACCGTGTTGTCCGGGCTGACCGGTGATCAGGAGTCGTTGTTTCGCAGCCACTTGAACCAGGCCTACGACCTGGTGGTGTGCGGCGCGATCCCGGCCGCGGAGCGCGAGTACGCGCAGGCGCAGCGGGTCGCCCGCCGGTTGCGCCACCCGTGGTTCACGTGGGAGGTGCTGATCTACCGCTGCGGCCTGGAGTTGCTGCGCGGACGCACCGCGCGGGCCGCGGACGTACTGGCCGACGCGCTGCGGCTGGCCCGCCGTTCGGGGCTGCCGCGCGAGGCGGTGCGCTCGTTCAACCTGTCGCAGATCCTGGCGGTGCGCTGGGAGCAGGGCCGGCTGGGCGTGATGGCGCGGCGGGCGGGGGTGGCGGCCGGCTGGTCCCGGGACGTGTCCTGGTGGCGGGTACAGGCGTGTTGGGCGGCGTCCGCGTCGGCGGATCCCAAGTCTGCGCGCGAGGAGTTCCACGCCCTGTGCGTACCGGGCTTCGCGACCATCCCGGTGGACCTGCTGTGGACCGGCTCGTTGATGCGGCTCGGCGAGGTGGCCCTGGAACTGGGCGACACCGAGCGGGGATTGCTCGTGGCCGAAGCGCTGGCGCCGTACGCGGACCACCTGGACTGGACCGGCTCCTCGCTCGGCCCGGTGCGCCGGGTGCTCGGCGGCCTGTCCGCGCTGGTCGGCGACGAGGCCGCGGCCCGCGCGCACTTCGCCGCGGCACACGCGCGCTGCGTCGAACTGGGCCTGCCCGGACACGCGGAGCGTACGCTTCAGGACGCGGTGCGATTGCTCGGGGAGTCGCCGGACACCGGCGTACCGCTGGGGAGCTGA
- a CDS encoding phytanoyl-CoA dioxygenase family protein, which produces MGIAGAGSAVAHDADRGTFSVLGWPVVCFDSFHRVELPRRLEGGLGERVAWDVAGRAPIALCMPDGSAYSYVEDRGEVRIVPGVSADAELVVELASGAWQDYLYELRTSRGLVESHAVRFVRGTFADWDTWEPAIRCMYSGTPIYHPEALDLRDLADRPIDLHRDFTTRDEPDEMAHFLRTTGYLVVRQVFDADRVEELAGEVDRIRGLCRDGDRGSLWAADPAGRRSPYRLTYLGMRSPRIAALADDPTVRMLCGLAGQDVVAVTDRDSGQIAVLKEFGTAPEPLSIPDLPWHKDCALGGCPITCPRVHVGIRLDAVTQDSSQLYALAGSWGTVAHERYTAEQWARLPVVGMTTEPGDVTVHMGCGMHAGPAATGAARRRTLYVQFDNPRIFDVTNPYETYEHVIPGYDNSDDGSAMSWL; this is translated from the coding sequence ATGGGGATAGCGGGCGCGGGATCGGCGGTGGCGCACGACGCCGACCGAGGCACGTTCAGTGTGTTGGGCTGGCCGGTCGTGTGCTTCGATTCGTTCCATCGGGTGGAACTGCCGCGTCGCCTCGAGGGCGGGCTCGGCGAACGGGTCGCCTGGGACGTGGCCGGCCGCGCCCCGATCGCCCTGTGCATGCCCGACGGTTCGGCGTACAGCTATGTCGAGGACCGGGGCGAGGTGCGCATCGTGCCGGGGGTCAGTGCGGACGCCGAACTGGTCGTCGAGCTGGCCTCCGGCGCGTGGCAGGACTACCTGTACGAACTGCGCACCAGCCGCGGCCTGGTCGAGTCGCACGCGGTGCGCTTCGTACGCGGCACCTTCGCCGACTGGGACACCTGGGAGCCGGCGATCCGCTGCATGTACTCCGGCACGCCGATCTACCACCCCGAGGCCCTCGATCTGCGCGACCTGGCGGATCGGCCGATCGACCTGCACCGCGACTTCACCACTCGGGACGAACCGGATGAGATGGCGCATTTCCTGCGCACCACCGGCTATCTGGTGGTACGTCAGGTCTTCGACGCGGACCGGGTCGAGGAGTTGGCCGGTGAGGTCGACCGCATTCGCGGGTTGTGCCGCGACGGCGACCGGGGTTCGTTGTGGGCCGCGGACCCGGCCGGTCGGCGCTCGCCCTACCGGCTGACCTATCTGGGCATGCGCTCGCCGCGCATCGCCGCGCTGGCCGACGACCCGACCGTGCGCATGTTGTGCGGCCTCGCGGGTCAGGACGTGGTCGCGGTGACCGACCGGGACTCCGGACAGATCGCCGTGCTCAAGGAGTTCGGCACCGCGCCCGAGCCGCTGTCCATCCCGGACCTGCCCTGGCACAAGGACTGCGCACTCGGCGGTTGTCCGATCACGTGTCCGCGCGTGCACGTGGGCATCCGGCTCGATGCGGTGACCCAGGACAGTTCACAGCTGTACGCGCTCGCGGGCTCGTGGGGCACGGTGGCGCACGAGCGCTACACGGCGGAGCAGTGGGCACGGCTGCCGGTGGTGGGGATGACCACCGAACCGGGCGATGTGACCGTGCACATGGGGTGCGGGATGCACGCGGGCCCGGCCGCGACCGGGGCCGCCCGTCGGCGCACGCTTTACGTCCAGTTCGACAACCCGCGCATCTTCGACGTCACGAACCCGTACGAGACCTACGAGCACGTGATCCCGGGCTACGACAACAGCGATGACGGGTCCGCCATGTCGTGGCTGTGA
- a CDS encoding STAS domain-containing protein gives MTLQVIKDDLQGWTVLHVLGEVDYAVVPELREHVRRAVADGDHRIVLDLTRVEFLDSTGIGTLVAARRLLRSTGGSLRLVMPGNNDHHVNRVFTALGLRRLFDVHPDLTEALSDDIPTDEDLSAAG, from the coding sequence GTGACTCTTCAGGTGATCAAGGACGATCTCCAGGGCTGGACCGTGCTGCACGTCCTCGGGGAGGTCGACTACGCCGTCGTCCCCGAACTGCGTGAACACGTCAGACGCGCGGTCGCCGACGGCGATCATCGGATCGTCCTCGACCTCACCCGGGTCGAATTCCTCGATTCAACCGGCATCGGCACCCTCGTCGCGGCCCGCCGACTGCTCCGCTCCACCGGCGGCTCGCTGCGGCTGGTGATGCCCGGCAACAACGACCACCACGTCAACCGGGTCTTCACCGCCCTGGGCCTGCGCCGCCTCTTCGACGTACACCCCGACCTCACCGAAGCCCTGTCCGACGACATCCCCACGGACGAGGACCTGAGCGCCGCCGGCTGA
- a CDS encoding alpha/beta hydrolase fold domain-containing protein codes for MSLDDWQLPPAREGRPAPEELEARRRGTAAYREEPEEGVAVARRLVGGVPCTFLEVPVPALTLLYFHGGGYRMGDAEGWLGIASRIALAARARVILVEYRLAPEAPFPAALHDAASVYDALVTVEEEGLDAAPFVGGDSAGGGLAAALAIAARGARVPMPAGLVLLSAWLDLTVTKPTYDSNAATDLFISKRSLREAAEIYLQLHDPSDPLASPLFADLSGLPPILLLASCHEALLGDTTAFASRAAAAGVPVQAHLVPDVPHAWPAIDPEIPESTTAIGTIARFLTTTSAP; via the coding sequence ATGAGCCTGGACGATTGGCAGTTGCCGCCCGCGCGGGAGGGGCGGCCCGCGCCGGAGGAGTTGGAGGCGCGGCGTCGCGGCACGGCGGCGTACCGCGAGGAACCCGAGGAAGGGGTGGCGGTCGCCCGACGCCTGGTGGGCGGCGTGCCGTGCACGTTCCTGGAGGTGCCGGTCCCGGCGCTGACGCTGCTCTACTTCCACGGTGGCGGCTATCGCATGGGCGACGCCGAGGGCTGGCTGGGGATCGCGTCGCGGATCGCGCTCGCGGCCCGGGCGCGGGTGATCCTGGTCGAGTACCGGCTCGCGCCGGAGGCGCCGTTCCCCGCCGCGCTGCACGACGCGGCGAGCGTGTACGACGCGCTCGTGACGGTGGAGGAGGAGGGCCTGGACGCGGCGCCGTTCGTGGGCGGCGACTCGGCGGGCGGCGGGCTGGCGGCGGCGCTCGCGATCGCGGCCCGGGGTGCGCGGGTGCCGATGCCGGCGGGCCTCGTGCTGTTGTCCGCGTGGTTGGACCTGACGGTGACCAAGCCCACATACGACTCGAACGCGGCCACGGACCTGTTCATCTCGAAGCGGTCGCTGCGCGAGGCCGCCGAGATCTACCTGCAACTGCACGACCCGAGCGACCCGTTGGCCTCCCCGCTGTTCGCCGACCTGTCGGGCCTGCCGCCGATACTGCTCCTGGCCTCCTGCCACGAGGCCCTGCTCGGCGACACCACGGCATTCGCCTCCCGAGCCGCCGCGGCCGGCGTCCCGGTCCAGGCCCACCTGGTCCCCGACGTCCCCCACGCCTGGCCCGCCATCGACCCGGAAATCCCCGAATCCACCACGGCCATCGGCACGATAGCCCGATTCCTGACGACGACGTCGGCGCCCTGA
- a CDS encoding peptidyl-tRNA hydrolase, with the protein MIGAVSSIEYVLPLVAHIEKDEPPARTDALEAAARAVLVLLADVRSTDPEGDWHEVVEAWQGHRIRKVVRRARGGEWRRAGALPGITVAHRTAEVRVYPPIPLDGWPKDLARLQVSGTDLDEPAPPPAADPGQPVLWLNPSLEMTAGKAMAQVGHGAHIAWMGLGPGARKEWAARDFDLAVRVADPAAWPALAGSGRPVVRDAGFTEIAPGSCTVVADVPWPTR; encoded by the coding sequence ATGATCGGAGCCGTGAGTTCCATCGAATACGTCCTGCCCCTCGTCGCCCACATCGAGAAGGACGAGCCCCCGGCCCGTACCGACGCCCTCGAGGCCGCCGCGCGGGCGGTTCTCGTGCTGCTCGCCGACGTGCGCTCCACCGACCCCGAAGGGGACTGGCACGAGGTCGTCGAGGCCTGGCAGGGGCATCGGATCCGCAAGGTGGTGCGCCGGGCCCGTGGCGGCGAGTGGCGTCGCGCCGGTGCCCTGCCCGGGATCACCGTGGCCCACCGCACCGCCGAGGTCCGGGTGTATCCGCCCATTCCGCTGGACGGATGGCCCAAGGATCTGGCCAGGTTGCAGGTCTCCGGCACCGACCTGGACGAGCCGGCGCCGCCGCCCGCCGCCGACCCCGGGCAGCCGGTGTTGTGGTTGAACCCGTCCCTGGAGATGACCGCCGGCAAGGCCATGGCGCAGGTCGGGCACGGCGCGCACATCGCCTGGATGGGGCTCGGTCCGGGTGCGCGAAAGGAGTGGGCCGCGCGTGACTTCGACCTCGCGGTTCGAGTCGCCGACCCCGCCGCATGGCCCGCGCTCGCCGGCAGCGGCCGGCCCGTGGTGCGCGACGCGGGCTTCACCGAGATCGCGCCGGGATCGTGCACCGTGGTCGCGGACGTACCGTGGCCGACCCGCTGA
- a CDS encoding NAD(P)-dependent oxidoreductase has product MNAQQPHTPVTVLGLGAMGRAIAGAIHRGGHPTTVWNRSAGRADDLVAQGGVTLAPSAAEAVRASPVVVVCLLDDASVRDTLAALVDPLAGRLVVNVTTVTPNQARETATWAAEHGIEYLDGAIMAIPEMIGLPVASLLYSGSQAAFDTHRNLLELLGGARWFGEDAGLASLYDLALLGSMYSMFAGFAYGAALVGSEGVPAAEFAEMAAPWLTAMTGGLAGHAEHFDSADYTAETQSLTFNKAAVDTIAEAGRDQGVGTEVIAVVQHLIDRQITAGHGKESFARIFEGIRRPPTGGGGNEGR; this is encoded by the coding sequence ATGAACGCGCAGCAGCCCCACACCCCCGTAACCGTCCTCGGCCTCGGCGCGATGGGCCGGGCCATCGCCGGCGCGATCCACCGGGGCGGTCACCCCACCACCGTCTGGAACCGCTCCGCCGGCCGCGCCGACGACCTGGTCGCCCAGGGCGGCGTCACGCTTGCCCCGAGCGCCGCCGAAGCGGTCCGCGCCTCGCCGGTGGTCGTGGTGTGCCTCCTCGACGACGCGTCGGTCCGCGACACGCTGGCCGCGCTGGTCGACCCGCTCGCCGGCCGCCTGGTGGTCAACGTGACCACGGTGACCCCGAATCAGGCCCGGGAGACCGCGACCTGGGCCGCCGAACACGGGATCGAATACCTCGACGGCGCGATCATGGCCATCCCGGAGATGATCGGCCTGCCCGTCGCCTCGCTCCTGTACAGCGGCTCGCAGGCGGCCTTCGACACCCACCGCAACCTGCTCGAACTGCTCGGCGGCGCACGCTGGTTCGGCGAGGACGCGGGCCTGGCCTCGCTCTACGACCTGGCCCTGCTCGGCTCGATGTACTCGATGTTCGCCGGCTTCGCCTACGGCGCCGCCCTGGTCGGCAGCGAAGGCGTCCCGGCAGCCGAGTTCGCCGAGATGGCGGCCCCCTGGCTCACCGCGATGACCGGCGGCCTGGCGGGCCACGCGGAGCACTTCGACAGCGCCGACTACACGGCCGAAACCCAGAGCCTGACGTTCAACAAGGCCGCCGTCGACACCATCGCCGAGGCCGGCCGAGACCAGGGCGTGGGCACGGAGGTAATCGCCGTCGTACAACACCTGATCGACCGCCAAATCACAGCAGGCCACGGCAAGGAAAGCTTCGCCCGAATCTTCGAAGGCATCCGCCGCCCGCCGACCGGTGGCGGTGGCAACGAAGGGCGCTGA